The nucleotide window ACAGCCCTGCTGAAGAGGGGACTCGCcatcctctcttcttccccctgggccaaggcgggggcgggggagggcccccccctcccccccccccgcatcgcCCGGGCCCCCGGCCTCCTCCTCCCACGGTGGGATCCCGGCACCCCCGAGCCCGGGAGCAGCGGGCCCAGTGGGGGGAGCCTGGCTGCCGTGGGAGCCTCGGCCCTGGGGGAGCTGGCCCGCTTCCAGCCCTTCGGCCGAGGGCCCCAGAACTGAGGGCCCGAGGCCCAAGTGGCCACCGTtcctggctgccccctccccacgaCAGCCAGGGGAGCCACCGGCCAAGAATAGGGGGGCCGGTGCCTGGGGACGAAGAATGGGGAGCTGCGTCGGGACTGAGGATCGGGACCGTCTCTGCCTCCGTGGAAGGGACCCAAAAGCCTGTAAGCGGGAGAGAGGTTCTCCTCCGCCAAATGCCACGGAGCCGGAGCCGGGAACGCGACGCCCTGGGCGACGCGCTTCGCGAACGGTTGCTGCCGCGCAGCTTGTGAAGTGGGGTGCAGGGTGCGCGTCTGGACCCCGGCCCCGCCCTTGGCCACACGCA belongs to Acinonyx jubatus isolate Ajub_Pintada_27869175 chromosome E1, VMU_Ajub_asm_v1.0, whole genome shotgun sequence and includes:
- the LOC113597686 gene encoding uncharacterized protein LOC113597686; amino-acid sequence: MSWKVLLEPDEVWAVGLQDAPRKQDLHRRKLRVLESSPAGQDEELVPADTALLKRGLAILSSSPWAKAGAGEGPPLPPPRIARAPGLLLPRWDPGTPEPGSSGPSGGSLAAVGASALGELARFQPFGRGPQN